Below is a genomic region from Isosphaeraceae bacterium EP7.
CCAGCGAGCCCTGCGAATTTCGCCGCTGGCGGCGCATCGTCGGCTGCGTGCTCCCCGAGCTCCCCGACCCTGATCGCGCGTTCCGCGAGCTCTGGGACCACTTCGGCAAGCCCGAGAGCTGGCGGCCGTTCGCCGACTCGGCCCCGACGCTCCAGGCCCTGCGCGAGGCGGGCATCCCGGTGCGGATCGGCTCAAACTTCGACGCCAGGCTCCGCGGCGTGCTGGCCGGCCTTCCTGGCCTTGCCGAGGCCGACGAGCCCCCCTTGATCTCCTCGGAGGTCGGCTTCCGCAAGCCCCACCCCTCGTTCTATCGGGCGGCGTCGGAGTCCCTGGGGATGCCCGTCTCCGCGATCCTCTTCGTGGGCGACGACCCCGAGAACGACGTGCTGGGGCCCGTCCGCGCGGGCTTGCAAGGCGTGCTCGTCGACCGTGGGGGCGAACGGCCCGACCACCTGGCCCACTTGCCCGACCTGGAGCCGATCGTCGACTTCCTGCTGGAGGCCGGGTCGCACCGGATGGTGGGTCGACGCGGCGACAAACCGGCCCATTCGGTCAAG
It encodes:
- a CDS encoding HAD-IA family hydrolase, giving the protein MSTTVRWGDIRGIVFDAVGTLIEPSPSVSASYAAAATRQGIDVPLAEIKHRFRTHFRDDEVDEQLGPMVTSEPCEFRRWRRIVGCVLPELPDPDRAFRELWDHFGKPESWRPFADSAPTLQALREAGIPVRIGSNFDARLRGVLAGLPGLAEADEPPLISSEVGFRKPHPSFYRAASESLGMPVSAILFVGDDPENDVLGPVRAGLQGVLVDRGGERPDHLAHLPDLEPIVDFLLEAGSHRMVGRRGDKPAHSVK